In the genome of Pseudorasbora parva isolate DD20220531a chromosome 10, ASM2467924v1, whole genome shotgun sequence, one region contains:
- the ikzf5 gene encoding zinc finger protein Pegasus, which produces MGEEKPEPLDFVKDFQEYLSQQTQHVNMISGSVIGVKDSEDLQGELGQNGLEHPAVDMSLEDSSGMLVDGFERTYDGKLKCRYCNYATRGTARLIEHIRIHTGEKPHRCHLCPFASAYERHLEAHMRSHTGEKPYKCELCSFRCSDRSNLSHHRRRRHKLLPMKGARSAISHRKMLSVLQKRGNSLGYGRRLLINLSPPSMVLQKPNSEQHHLGDFGHDLPPHSHLHQEAYNSLGKDAQVGEAIGSGSREDQDMVMDNPLNQLSTLAGQLASIPPEAQGAPVSPGAESLPDEKPTFLVQQPVTAPAAVSVSAAQASSPITPEPRPAAHSGCSPGVGPCSERTSTPSGTNSQPGTPTPVQDPQMLHHCPHCHIYFPDNILYTIHMGCHGYENPFQCNICGHRCRNSYDFACHFARGQHK; this is translated from the exons ATGGGCGAGGAGAAGCCAGAACCACTGGATTTTGTGAAGGACTTTCAGGAGTACCTGAGTCAGCAGACCCAACATGTCAACATGATATCTGGCTCTGTCATCGGAGTGAAAGACAGCGAGGATCTCCAAGGAG AACTTGGTCAGAATGGCCTGGAGCACCCAGCAGTGGACATGTCCTTAGAGGATAGTTCTGGGATGTTAGTGGATGGCTTTGAGAGAACATATGATGGCAAACTCAAGTGCCGCTATTGCAACTATGCCACAAGAGGCACTGCGCGGCTAATCGAACACATTCGCATCCACACAG GTGAAAAACCCCATAGATGCCACTTGTGTCCTTTCGCCTCGGCATACGAGCGCCACCTGGAGGCGCACATGCGCTCTCACACAGGTGAAAAGCCCTACAAATGTGAGCTCTGCTCTTTCCGCTGCAGCGATCGCAGTAACCTTTCTCATCATCGGCGTCGAAGACACAAACTGCTTCCCATGAAGGGTGCACGCTCTGCTATCTCACACCGAAAAATGCTCAGTGTCCTCCAGAAGAGAGGAAACTCTCTGGGCTATGGCCGCCGGTTGCTCATCAACCTTAGCCCGCCATCCATGGTATTGCAAAAGCCCAACTCGGAGCAGCACCACTTGGGTGACTTCGGTCATGATCTCCCTCCTCACTCCCACCTCCATCAGGAGGCCTATAACAGTCTAGGAAAGGATGCACAAGTAGGTGAAGCAATTGGAAGTGGCTCTAGGGAGGACCAGGACATGGTAATGGACAACCCGCTGAACCAGCTTTCGACTTTGGCCGGTCAGCTTGCCAGCATCCCACCTGAAGCCCAAGGTGCACCGGTATCCCCTGGAGCAGAATCTCTACCCGACGAAAAACCCACGTTCCTCGTCCAGCAGCCCGTGACGGCACCCGCTGCCGTCTCTGTCAGCGCGGCTCAAGCTTCTTCTCCAATCACCCCCGAGCCCAGACCGGCAGCGCACAGTGGCTGTAGCCCAGGGGTGGGACCCTGCAGCGAGAGAACCAGCACACCCAGCGGTACCAACAGCCAGCCAGGGACGCCCACCCCAGTACAAGACCCCCAGATGCTCCACCATTGCCCCCACTGTCACATATATTTCCCAGACAACATCCTCTACACTATCCACATGGGTTGTCATGGTTACGAGAACCCTTTTCAGTGTAACATATGCGGACACAGATGCAGAAACAGCTATGACTTTGCCTGTCACTTTGCAAGAGGCCAGCACAAATAA